From Carassius gibelio isolate Cgi1373 ecotype wild population from Czech Republic chromosome B21, carGib1.2-hapl.c, whole genome shotgun sequence, the proteins below share one genomic window:
- the LOC127986503 gene encoding phosducin-like protein: MTTLDDKILGEKLQYYYSSSEDEESDHEEEENASKSIRDQEVLDVELDYSADGSSVNTGPKGVINDWRKYKQLENEQRVEQQKEMERLIKKLSMTCKSHLEEEADRQKQKELQDKIAGKMNLRVDDEEEEEDDDDDEAFLQQYRLQRMEEMRRQVCGGRRFEKLIDISSGEEFLRAVDEEGKNTLVLVHIYEPEVPACQAMDGSLLCLALQYPMVKFCRVQGSAVGTSALFRSSALPALLLYRGGDLVGNLVRVSDQLGDDFYATDVEALLQEYGLLPEKYTQSNKHSSIRNAAVTHPNDSDSDLDID, encoded by the exons ATGACGACACTTGATGATAAGATCCTTGGGGAGAAGCTGCAGTATTACTACAGCAGCAGTGAGGATGAAGAGAGCGATCATGAGGAAGAGGAGAACGCATCCAAAAGCATCCGAGACCAGGAGGTGCTGGATGTGGAACTGGACTACAGCGCAGATGGCAGTTCGGTCAACACTG GGCCGAAGGGAGTGATCAATGACTGGCGTAAATACAAACAGCTGGAGAATGAGCAGCGCGTGGAGCAGCAGAAAGAGATGGAGCGACTCATCAAGAAACTCAGCATGACCTGCAAGTCACATCTAGAGGAAGAAGctgacagacagaaacagaaggaGCTGCAGGATAAGATCGCAGGCAAA ATGAACCTCCGTGTggatgatgaagaagaggaggaggatgatgatgatgatgaagcctTCCTCCAGCAGTATCGGCTGCAGCGCATGGAGGAGATGCGTCGGCAGGTGTGTGGAGGGCGGCGCTTCGAAAAGTTGATTGACATCTCATCGGGGGAGGAGTTCCTGCGTGCCGTAGACGAGGAGGGCAAGAACACTCTGGTGCTGGTCCACATCTACGAGCCAGAGGTGCCTGCCTGCCAGGCCATGGATGGAAGTCTGCTCTGCCTCGCACTGCAGTACCCAATG GTGAAGTTCTGTCGAGTCCAGGGCTCTGCGGTCGGCACCAGCGCTCTTTTCCGCAGTTCAGCTTTGCCGGCCCTGCTGCTGTACCGTGGCGGTGATCTGGTGGGGAATCTGGTGCGTGTGTCCGATCAGCTCGGAGATGATTTTTACGCCACAGACGTCGAAGCCCTGCTGCAGGAATATGGGCTTCTTCCCGAGAAATACACACAGTCAAACAAACACTCGTCTATTCGCAATGCCGCTGTCACTCACCCTAACGATTCTGACAGCGACCTGGATATAGACTGA